The following are from one region of the Paenalkalicoccus suaedae genome:
- a CDS encoding helix-turn-helix domain-containing protein yields MDKLTFGATIERIRKERFMSQKQLAAGICTQAAISRIEKGLVYPKIDTLYLIATKLDVPIDYFIDVLTNTHRAERNAFISMMEDLLAEQKFEKIYPIVEEHLENDDGNDYWLAEFMRWLYHLSSFHTERTTLEEAVLRLKKLLDKNENNAEMQGQLYKRINNSIAYLLATNGQYDTSLYYFEKVLKKKEELEHVKPTLQADIFRIRVMYNKAKTLFDMGSFEESLKTIEEGIEESLNRENMSLLGQFYYYKGQCYEQLNYKEDEIRECYQKALFFFETLDKKLYSRLIWQHKKQYL; encoded by the coding sequence ATGGATAAACTGACATTTGGTGCTACAATTGAACGTATACGTAAAGAACGTTTCATGTCGCAAAAGCAGCTTGCCGCTGGAATCTGTACACAAGCAGCAATATCCCGTATTGAAAAAGGGTTAGTCTATCCTAAAATTGATACGCTCTACTTAATTGCCACGAAGCTTGATGTACCGATCGACTACTTTATCGACGTGCTAACAAACACACATCGTGCCGAACGTAACGCGTTCATTTCTATGATGGAAGATCTTTTAGCAGAGCAAAAGTTTGAAAAGATTTATCCAATCGTAGAAGAGCATCTTGAGAACGACGATGGCAATGACTATTGGCTCGCGGAGTTTATGCGCTGGCTCTATCATTTAAGCTCTTTTCATACAGAACGCACGACTCTTGAAGAGGCTGTGCTCCGTCTAAAGAAGCTACTAGATAAAAATGAGAACAACGCTGAGATGCAAGGCCAATTGTACAAACGAATTAATAATTCGATTGCGTATTTACTTGCAACGAATGGGCAGTACGATACGAGCCTATACTATTTTGAGAAAGTACTTAAGAAGAAAGAAGAGCTCGAACATGTGAAGCCCACTTTACAAGCAGATATCTTCCGCATTCGTGTCATGTACAACAAAGCCAAGACACTTTTTGACATGGGCTCGTTTGAAGAATCTCTCAAAACCATTGAAGAAGGCATTGAAGAATCTCTAAACAGAGAGAACATGTCCTTACTAGGTCAGTTTTATTACTACAAAGGTCAATGCTACGAGCAACTCAACTATAAAGAGGATGAGATCCGTGAGTGCTATCAAAAAGCTCTTTTCTTTTTCGAAACATTAGATAAAAAGCTCTATAGCAGATTGATCTGGCAACATAAAAAACAGTACCTGTAA
- a CDS encoding TIGR04104 family putative zinc finger protein — translation MSLELPTCEACKKQLTYKQAMKAQRFTYEYTHCPHCNEKQFVKTRKFGYIIIALVPAMIIGPNLFIDIAIVPFLIYLVIVTSTFFALLPFMSKFRSTWNSHI, via the coding sequence ATGAGCTTAGAATTACCTACTTGTGAAGCGTGCAAGAAGCAACTCACGTATAAGCAGGCAATGAAGGCACAGCGATTTACATATGAGTACACTCACTGCCCTCACTGTAACGAAAAGCAATTTGTTAAGACGCGTAAATTTGGATATATCATTATTGCTCTTGTACCTGCTATGATTATTGGACCTAATTTGTTTATTGATATAGCAATTGTTCCTTTTCTTATTTATCTTGTGATTGTAACGTCCACTTTTTTTGCCCTTCTGCCGTTTATGTCTAAATTCCGATCTACGTGGAACTCACATATTTAA
- a CDS encoding alanine/glycine:cation symporter family protein, producing the protein MVDQWFAEGTFLGDFIIAGNGILWTYILIAFLLGLGLYLTIRTNFVQFRMLPTMVKELIKGTDRSDFKKGKGTSPFQAFAISTAARVGTGNLAGVAIAISVGGPGAIFWMWVVALIGAATGFIESTLAQIYKVKDKDGFRGGPAYYMERGLGQRWMGIIFAILLVLCFGLLFNGLQTNTIADAFAGAYSVEPWIVATVLAVAMGIIIFGGIRRIAVVAEVIVPIFAIVYVITALIIMIMNITAVPQVFGLIFANAFGVQEVVAGGIGAAIVNGVQRGLFSNEAGMGSAPNAAATAYVDHPVKQGFVQSLGVLVDTIIICSATAFIILLADVHTYGDMEGIQLTQNALSAHIGDWATPIVAIAIFFFAFSSLLGNYYYGQANIEFISQNKIFLLLFRLAFIGMIFVGATAQLENIWEAADFFMGSMAVVNLIAVLLLGHIAIKALKHYQGQMKQGLDPTFYRDSVKGLKGIESWDEKKK; encoded by the coding sequence ATGGTGGATCAGTGGTTTGCTGAAGGGACATTTCTCGGTGACTTTATTATTGCTGGGAACGGAATTTTATGGACATACATACTTATCGCATTTCTTTTAGGATTAGGATTATACTTAACGATTCGTACAAATTTCGTACAGTTTCGCATGTTGCCTACAATGGTCAAGGAGCTTATTAAAGGAACAGACCGCAGTGACTTTAAAAAGGGAAAAGGTACAAGCCCTTTCCAGGCTTTCGCAATTAGTACAGCGGCAAGAGTCGGAACTGGTAACCTTGCAGGTGTGGCGATTGCTATCTCTGTAGGTGGTCCTGGTGCCATCTTTTGGATGTGGGTCGTGGCATTGATAGGTGCAGCGACTGGATTTATTGAGAGTACGCTAGCGCAAATTTATAAAGTAAAGGATAAGGACGGGTTCCGTGGCGGACCTGCTTATTATATGGAACGCGGCTTAGGTCAACGCTGGATGGGTATTATTTTTGCGATCCTTTTAGTTCTATGTTTTGGTCTCTTATTTAATGGACTACAAACAAACACAATTGCCGACGCATTCGCTGGTGCCTATAGCGTGGAGCCTTGGATTGTAGCTACTGTTTTAGCAGTAGCGATGGGTATCATCATTTTCGGTGGTATTCGTCGAATTGCAGTAGTGGCAGAAGTCATTGTACCGATTTTTGCAATCGTGTATGTGATCACTGCGTTAATCATTATGATTATGAATATTACAGCTGTACCGCAAGTATTCGGATTAATTTTTGCGAATGCATTCGGGGTGCAGGAGGTCGTTGCAGGTGGTATTGGTGCAGCCATCGTAAACGGTGTGCAACGCGGCCTGTTTTCTAACGAAGCAGGTATGGGTAGTGCGCCAAACGCAGCAGCTACAGCTTATGTCGATCACCCTGTTAAGCAAGGATTTGTACAATCATTAGGGGTACTTGTAGATACGATTATTATCTGTAGTGCGACAGCGTTTATTATCCTACTTGCCGATGTACACACATACGGTGACATGGAGGGTATCCAGCTTACGCAAAACGCGCTATCCGCGCACATTGGTGACTGGGCAACGCCTATTGTAGCTATTGCGATCTTCTTCTTCGCATTCAGCTCTCTACTAGGTAACTATTACTATGGACAAGCGAACATCGAATTTATTTCGCAAAACAAGATCTTCTTACTTCTATTCCGTTTAGCTTTCATCGGAATGATCTTTGTTGGCGCAACAGCGCAACTAGAGAATATTTGGGAAGCAGCTGACTTCTTCATGGGATCCATGGCAGTCGTCAACTTAATTGCCGTTCTCTTACTCGGGCATATTGCCATAAAAGCACTCAAGCATTATCAAGGCCAAATGAAGCAAGGGCTCGATCCAACCTTCTACCGAGATAGTGTTAAAGGACTTAAGGGCATTGAGTCTTGGGATGAAAAGAAGAAATAA
- a CDS encoding S8 family peptidase — protein MKRLLALLIVAFFMLPTYVGAAEEYDEYIVQFKGNAANGLLNAFGIEEDQVIHEFDLLPVYQLELTDDQADALLGHPQVKALEDNAEVQKLGQVPYGVTRVQGVTAQNAGFNGNGIRVAVLDTGIDRSHPDLQANVRGGYSVFTDVANRDPYFDGDGHGTHVAGTVAAARNGVGVIGVAPNASLYAVKVLNNNGSGSLAGIAQGIEWSVNNNMNVINMSLGSSQGSSILQAYTDLAYQRGILVVAAAGNSGNAAGNTDTVNFPARYSSAMAVAATDQNNRRGSFSSTGPTVEISAPGVGVLSTLPGNRYGSLNGTSMAAPHVAGVAAQVWQAKPNLSNVQLRQLLNSTATPLGSSFQYGSGLVQSANAINR, from the coding sequence GTGAAAAGATTACTCGCATTACTTATTGTAGCATTTTTTATGCTTCCTACATACGTAGGAGCAGCTGAAGAATATGATGAATATATTGTTCAGTTTAAAGGTAACGCAGCGAACGGGTTACTTAATGCGTTCGGCATTGAAGAGGATCAGGTTATCCATGAATTTGACTTGCTTCCTGTCTATCAGCTAGAGCTTACGGATGATCAAGCAGATGCATTATTAGGTCATCCGCAGGTTAAAGCACTAGAGGACAATGCTGAGGTTCAAAAGCTAGGTCAAGTACCTTACGGAGTTACTCGTGTACAAGGTGTAACAGCGCAAAACGCTGGTTTTAATGGAAATGGAATCCGTGTAGCAGTATTAGATACAGGAATTGATCGCAGCCATCCAGACCTACAGGCTAATGTACGCGGAGGATACTCTGTATTTACTGATGTAGCAAACCGTGATCCTTACTTTGATGGAGATGGTCATGGGACTCACGTTGCTGGTACTGTAGCAGCTGCTCGTAACGGTGTAGGTGTCATCGGAGTTGCTCCGAATGCATCGTTATACGCTGTAAAAGTATTGAATAACAACGGTTCAGGCTCTCTTGCAGGAATTGCGCAGGGCATTGAATGGTCTGTTAATAATAACATGAATGTCATCAACATGAGTTTAGGTAGTTCACAAGGATCCTCTATCCTTCAGGCTTATACAGATTTGGCTTATCAACGAGGTATTTTAGTCGTTGCAGCTGCTGGTAACAGTGGTAATGCGGCAGGTAATACAGATACTGTTAACTTCCCTGCTAGATATAGCTCCGCTATGGCAGTAGCGGCGACGGATCAAAATAACCGTCGTGGAAGCTTCTCAAGCACAGGTCCAACAGTAGAAATTTCTGCTCCAGGGGTAGGCGTACTAAGTACGCTTCCAGGTAACCGCTATGGTTCTCTTAATGGAACGTCGATGGCCGCTCCTCACGTAGCAGGTGTAGCAGCACAGGTTTGGCAAGCAAAGCCTAACCTATCTAACGTACAATTACGTCAGCTGTTAAATAGCACAGCGACGCCACTTGGATCGTCCTTCCAATACGGATCTGGACTCGTCCAATCTGCAAATGCGATTAACCGGTAA
- a CDS encoding transporter substrate-binding domain-containing protein, with product MKKKVGFIIGATALLAACGSDDNTLTMGTSADYPPFEYVDTENSDEIIGFDVDLAKAITEELGYELEIVDMDFNGLIPALQSGRIDFVQAGMRPTEERRENADFSDIYFFGGHMIVTAADSDIQTIEDLEGKTLGVQLGSIQEGQADEIGETVPDVTIESRNRIPELVQEINTGRFDAAIIADTVATNYIEATEGLTGFELPNQSEEDGNAIAFEKGSELVEDFNRVIQEMRDSGELDELILEWFDQDMTENEN from the coding sequence ATGAAGAAAAAAGTAGGATTTATCATTGGAGCGACAGCATTACTTGCAGCTTGTGGGAGCGACGACAACACATTAACAATGGGAACATCGGCAGATTACCCACCATTTGAATACGTAGATACAGAGAATAGCGATGAAATCATCGGATTTGACGTAGATCTAGCCAAAGCGATTACGGAAGAGCTCGGCTATGAATTAGAGATTGTTGATATGGACTTTAACGGACTTATTCCAGCGCTACAGTCAGGGCGAATTGATTTTGTGCAGGCAGGTATGAGACCAACTGAAGAACGCCGTGAGAATGCAGACTTCTCCGATATTTACTTCTTCGGTGGTCACATGATCGTAACAGCTGCAGATAGTGATATCCAAACGATTGAGGATCTTGAAGGGAAGACGCTAGGTGTGCAGCTTGGATCTATCCAAGAAGGGCAAGCGGACGAGATTGGCGAGACAGTACCGGATGTGACGATTGAGTCGCGTAACCGAATCCCAGAGCTTGTGCAGGAAATTAACACAGGGCGCTTTGATGCAGCCATTATTGCAGACACGGTTGCAACTAACTATATAGAAGCAACAGAAGGCCTTACAGGTTTTGAGTTACCTAACCAATCAGAAGAAGACGGAAATGCAATTGCTTTTGAAAAAGGTAGCGAGCTTGTGGAAGACTTCAACCGCGTGATTCAAGAGATGCGTGATAGTGGTGAGCTAGATGAGCTCATCCTTGAGTGGTTTGATCAAGACATGACAGAAAACGAAAACTAA
- a CDS encoding flavodoxin family protein, with the protein MRTLVLLGSTRNASNSTLLAARLTQGVPHTTARLTDYTINPIVDQRHDEGGFTPVDDDFKELARHMINHDRIIFATPLYWYGMSGPMKNFVDRWSQYLRDTSMPFKASLAEKEAYVIITGGPHSKSKGLPLVTQFHYICDFVGMKLVDYVIGRGVRPGEVTNDLNALATIDRWNDHFKKQP; encoded by the coding sequence ATGCGTACGTTAGTACTTTTAGGAAGCACAAGGAATGCGAGCAACTCTACACTACTTGCAGCTCGTCTCACACAAGGAGTTCCTCATACAACAGCACGACTAACCGATTATACCATTAATCCGATTGTTGACCAGCGTCACGACGAGGGTGGCTTCACACCTGTAGACGACGACTTTAAGGAGCTCGCACGGCACATGATCAACCATGATAGGATAATATTTGCGACCCCCCTCTACTGGTACGGGATGAGCGGTCCAATGAAGAATTTTGTCGATCGCTGGTCGCAGTATTTACGAGATACATCTATGCCCTTTAAAGCGTCATTGGCCGAAAAGGAGGCCTATGTCATTATCACTGGTGGCCCTCACTCAAAATCAAAAGGCCTGCCGTTAGTAACACAGTTCCACTACATTTGTGATTTTGTTGGCATGAAGCTAGTTGATTATGTCATCGGTCGAGGTGTAAGGCCTGGAGAAGTTACAAACGACTTGAATGCCCTTGCAACCATTGATAGATGGAATGATCATTTCAAAAAACAACCATAA